From the genome of Deltaproteobacteria bacterium:
CCCACCGGGATGGTCCGGAGCTGAGGCAACTTATCGAAGGACTCTTTATTCAGGAAGGGCGTATACTCTTCCATATCCCTGACGAATTCTTCATCCAGGACATTGACGTGATATTCCCAGATGCCCACCACAAACTGGGCGGCCATGTAGGCCGGAGGTCTGTCTTTAGCTTCTATACTGAAAATGAGCCCTTTTCTGGCCATTTTTTCCAGCCTGGGGGCCGCATCTTCCTCGCTCAAGCCGGCCCGCCCGGCGATCACCGCCGCTGGTTCCAGCTTCGGACTCAGGTGCCGGGCCAGATCCGCTTCATCCGGGGTGAACAGACGTTTGAGTATACGGATTTCAACTCCGGTCTCGGTGGACGGATACCCGCCGGGCAGGGAATCGAGGTGGGCTCTTAGATTTTCATAGACATCTTGCATGCTCATTCTCCTTTAAAAATCATTTGATTTTTGATCGGGTTACCGTTAGATTCTAACATTATTCGGGCTAAGAATTTGTTACATGAAATTTTTTTTAGGAGCTACGGGCAATAGGCGATATGCAAGATAAAAATGAATTTATGGTTTTTTCGCCTATAGCCTCTTGCAACTTGCATCTTGCATCTTGAAACTGTATTTTCTAACTTAATACCAAATCCCGGGCCTGCTGTCAAAAAAGAAAGGAGATCATTATGGGAACAAACTTTTTCCGTCGGGACGACCGCGATCCGAAATTCGTACTCTTTGAAACCCTGGATCTACAAAGATTGCTTCAATACGAAGCCTTTAAAGACTTCAGTCTGGAAGACTTCAAGATGATCCTGGACGAAGGTCTCAAGGTGGCCAGGGAAGCCATCGGCCCCACCTTGCAGGACGGCGACCAGCAGGGTCTGGTCTATGACCAGGGCCGCGTCAAGGTCCCGGCCTCCTTCCACGACTGCTGGAAGGTTCTCTCGGAAAACGGCTGGCATGGGTTGGCCGCCTCACAAGAACATGGCGGGCAGGGTCTGCCTTTGGCGATCTACGGGCAAGTGGCCGAATACTTCATCAGCGCCAACACGGCCATAAAAATTTATTCCGGCCTGGCCATCGGGGCCGGTCATCTTATCGAGACCTTCGGCACCGGGGAAGACAAGGCCCTGTTTTGCGAGAAGATGTTTACCGGCATCTGGGGCGGAACCATGTGTCTGACCGAACCGGAGGCCGGAAGCGACGTCGGCTACCTACGCACCAAGGCCGTCCCCGATCCTTCGGCCGGCGACCCCCGAATTTACAAGATAGAGGGGACCAAACGCTTTATCAGCGGCGGGGAACAGGACCTGACCGAGAATATCATCCACCTGGTCCTGGCCCGTATCGAAGGGGCCCCGTCAGGGACAAAGGGGATCAGTCTGTTTATTGTGCCCAAGATATGGGTCCATCCGGACGGCTCTCTGGGAGAGCCGAACGACGTCTTTTGTACCAACATCGAACACAAGATGGGCTTACACGGCTCGGCTACTTGCGGGCTCAGCTTCGGAGAGAACGGACGCTGCCGGGGCTTTCTGCTCGGCGAACCCCACAGCGGCATAGCCAAGATGTTCCAGATGATGAACGAGGCCCGTATCGGCACCGGCCTTCTGGCCCAGGGGGTGGCCGCCAGTGCCTATGATGCCGCCCGCTACTACGCCAGGGAACGCCTTCAGGGACCGCCCTTCACCGCCCGGAGCACCCCGAGAGTCCGGATTATCGAACACGAGGACGTCCGCCGCATGCTTATGATGCTCAAGGCCGGGACGGAGGCCATGCGGGCCTTTGTTTTAAAACTCTTTTACCTGACCGACATTTCCAATCACGATCCCGATGAAAAGGTCCGACAGGAGACCGGCCGGACAGTCGATCTCTTGACGCCCCTGGTCAAGGCCTACTGCTCCGACTTCGCTTACCTGCTCTGTCGGGAAGCCATCCAGGTTCTGGGAGGGGTGGGTTATTGCCGGGAATTCCCGGTCGAGCAATACACCCGGGATGTGAAAAGTGCTTCGATCTACGAAGGCACCACCTATATCCAGTCTCTGGATCTGATCGGCCGGAAGCTGATGATGGCCGGCGGCGCTGTTTTCCAGGGCTGGCTGGAGAATCTGATGGACTTCGCCCAGACCCATCAGGAAGACCCGGACTTCGCCCAGGATTTTGATCTGCTGAATAAGGCCGGGGCGATCTTAAGGGACTATGCCGAACGATTGATGCACTATTTTCAGGACGGACGTCTTAAACTGATCCCCCTTTCCGCCACCCGCTTCCAGGAGTGCATGTCCGAAGCGGTCCTGGCCCAGTTGATGCTCGAACAAGGGCTGGTGGCCCGGGACAAACTCAAAACAGTAGATCCGGCCTCGGCCAACGGGATCTTTTACCGGGGTAAGATGGAGACGGTCCGCTTCTTCTGCCGCAATATCCTGACCAATGTTTTCTCCCGCCATGCGGCCCTTCGGCAGGAGGATATGTCGGCGGTGGATATCCCGGAGGAGGCGTTTTAGAGGAATGAGAATGGAATGCGAAAAATGTCGGGATCAAATCGAACCGGGAGAGGAAAGGGAAATCCACGGCCGGTTTTTATGTGAGGATTGTTATATGGATGCCCTTTCCCCGGCCCGGTCCTGCGATCCCTGGGCCGTTCATTCAGCCAAGTCTTTTCAAAAAGAAACCGGAAGGGCTGAGATCAATCCCCTGCAGGCAAAAATCTTGGCATATCTACAGGAAACTGGCGGGGTGGAATTCCCGAGGATTGTTGAAAGACTCCAGATAAAGCCTTCCGACCTGGAAAGGGAAATAGCCTCCTTGCGTCATATGGAAAAAATAAGGGCCGAATTACGGGACGGGAAAAAAGTAATCCGCTTATGGTAAACCGGGGATGGATAGAGAGCGGTTTTGTACGCAAGGCCTTATCCGGAGTAGATCGGGGCCACTAAAATTAAGGGAATTCGGAATGCCTCAATCCATTTCACCTGAGAGGCCCCGGGAGCCTAGAGACCATTTTTTTCTTAAAATACACCGGGTAAAAATCGATAGGTCTTTAAGCTATAGGATTCATATTCAGCGAACATCCGGGAGAGGAGCCTTTCCTCTTGAAAGGCCCTGTAGGTCTGCAAGCCGATAAGCAGAAAGAAGGCGGCGACTTGAGAGGCATTATGATGCACCAGGATAAGGCCCAGGACACTGATCAATTCTCCGGCATATAAGGGGTGTCTTATCAGGCGATAGGGTCCGTTTTGTATCAAATTCCTGGCCTGGGGAATAATGCTTAAATTGCGCCCCAACGTTAAAAGGGCATAAATGGTCAGGCCCATGCCGAAGAGAATGATTAAATCTCCGGCAATAAGAACCGATGGATCTTCTAATCTCTTTTGGTTTAGAAGAGGAATAAGGAAGGGAAGAAAGGTGGCTGATAAGGCGGCCGTATTAACCGCCAAAGAAGTACTGGTTGATTTGGCCCTGTGTCTGAAGACGTAAAGTAAAACCAGCAGGCCATAAAACCCGATGACCAGGGATTGATGGATCAATTCGATCACTTTTAAAGAGGCGACAGGGAAAAAGACCTTTGATTTTTCCAAAAACCCATAGATATTTATTACCAGCAATAAGGTGAAAATGGGAATAACCAGAATTTTTCCCCAATCTATTTTGAACATACTATTCACCTGAATTCCCGCTTTCGGCTTTGGCGGCTCCCTTGAAAAGTGCCTGTTGGGCGATTTTCAATTTTTCAGCGGCTGGACTGAAATAAGCCGGATTGCCGGCCATGGCCTTTTCAAAATGTTGGATGGCTTCTGGATATTTTCCTTCCCTTAAGTAGATTGTTCCCATGTTGTAGTAGGCCAGGTACGGTTTTCCGCTTTCTTTAAAGGCCTGCAGTGCTTCATCATATTTTTTTAATCCAATTAAAACCTGAGCCAGATTATTATGCACTCTTGAATCGGTATAGCCTTTTTTTATGGCTTCATTATAGGAAGTCAGGGCCTTCTGATGTTCTCCCTGGAGGAAATAGCACATGCCTAAGTTATTAAACAAACTGCCCATATTGGGTTTGAGCGCAATGGCCGCCTGATAATGGGTTATGGCCTTATCCAACTGCCCCTGTTGATCGTAAATGACCCCTAAAAGATTATGAGCCAGCCACAGCTCGGAGTTGATCCGAAGGGCCTGTGACAGGGCTTTTTCGGCCTCCTTCGGATCATGGGCCTTAAAATAGGCCCGACCTAAGCCTTCGAAGGCCAAAGCATAGTCAGGCCTTTCTTTTAAGATCTGCCGGAACTCCGTTTTGGCCTCTTCAACCAGACCTTTTTTTAGAAAAAGGCAGGCTATTTTATAATGCACTCCGGTTCTTTTCGGCTCTAACCTTAAAGACTTGTCATACTGAAGGAAGGCCAGATCGGTATTCCCCGCCCGGAGATAATGATCGCCTAATTCTTCATGTCCCGGGGCACTCATCTCCGGGATTTTCCTGGCGGCTTCCTCATCGGTTTTTGCCATGGCCTCCTGTTTCTGGCGCTGTCGTTCCATGATCTTTTTATAATCGCTATCCTTGAACAGGCCTTGCTGTGCATTCGGAGAAGCACATCCCGTCAAAAGGGCCAGGGCAGTTAAAAAAATGGAAAAATAAATAAATAGGGGATAACGTTGAGACTTCATGATGTCCTGTCTCCCTTGAAAAATATTTTTCTATGAGGAATCATGTCCTTCCCAATCAGTATTTTAACCTTCAGGTCTGGACGATCCAGCTTCTTGATCTCTTCCATCTTCAGGACTATCGGGATCTTGCGCTCGATTTTGCGGGCTGTTTCCAGATACCCCTGGCGGTAATAAACCCTGCTTCCGGTATGATCAAACGTATCGGCATTAGTTAATCGGGCTATTTTGAAATTCTTTTCCTTCAAAAACGCACCCACGGCTTTGGCCATCCGGCTGATTCCGTTGCCGTTGGAAACTTCGATGGGAACCGGCTGGGCTGGTGTCCAATCATTTTCCCTGAAGGCCTGCCCGGTATTCGTTGATTCATTAAAATATTTTTCCTCCAGGGGATGTACGGCTTTTCCCGGAGGAATCTCTAAATCATTTTTTGCATCAGGACCAGGCAAGGCCAGTTGTAAAGGCGGTGGAGCCGATTGAGGAGAGGAAACAGACAGAGTGATCCTGGACAGGCTCTCGGTGGCTTCCAAACGGATTTTGGCATCCTGCAAAGAGGGGTCCAGTCTGATAGCCACCCGATAATGCTCCCGGGCTTTCTCAAAGGATCCCTTTCCGTAAAGGAAATTAGCCAGATGGTAATGGCCCTGGGCCTTCCCCCCGGCCTGTGCGAATTCGGCAAAGGCCAGATCATGATCACCTTTTTCGGCATAGGCCAGGGCCAGATTGCTGTGATATCTTTCATTTCGGTCATTCAAGGCTATGGCTTTTTGAAAAGCGGAAACGGCCTCATCCGGCCTTCCCTGCAACAGAAAGGAATATCCCATATTATTATACACATAATCCAGGTTGGGATTCAATTTTAAGGCCTCTTGATAAAAGGCGCTGGCCTTCAAAAAATCTCCGGACAGATCATAAGAAACCCCGATTCCATTGTAGGCTTTAACGTATTGGGGATTAAGGATAAGCGTTTTTTTAAATTCTGTTATCGCCTCGGGATGCTTTCCCCTCTCCTGATAATAACAGCCCAACAAATAATGGGAATCCGGATTTCCATAGTTAGGCCGAAATTGGGAAATAAATTGGTTCATATCCTTCTCAGCAACGGTCGAATTCAAGACCGCTGATCCCGAAGGGGTCCCCTCAAAGAAACTATTCATGGCGGAACATCCCCATTGCAAAAGCAGGAAAGATCCCGTCAGGGAAGCCATTCCCACCAGCATCCATCTCCTATTCCTGATGTTCATAACGCCTCCTCCATCGGTTCGAGTGCCCCTTTTCCCTTTAAAAATATTATCCCAAAAAGGTCCTGTAGACTCTAATCATAGCCGGGCCCATGATGGCCACAAATAGAGAAGGAAAAATGAAGAGAATCAGGGGAAAGATTAATTTCACGGTAAGCTTTCCGGCGATCTCTTCTGCTTTTTGAAATCTCTTGGTCCTCATGGAGTCGGAATAGACCCTTAAGGCCTGGGCTATGTTGGTGCCGAATTTGTCGGTTTGTATCAAAAGGGACACCAGGCTCTCCACGTCCTCCAGATCCGCCCGGAAAGCCAAATTCCGCAAGGCTTCCTGACGTGATTTCCCAGCTCGCACTTCCAAATTAACCTGCCGCAACTCATCGCTCAGGATCTTATTGCTCAAAGCCATTTCTTCCGCGATCCGGCTGATTGCCGCATCCATTCCCATGCCGGCTTCCACACAAACCACCAGCATGTCCAAGGCATCCGGAAATCCCTTAAATATCGCATCTTTTCTTCGGGCCAGGCGTAATCTCAGCCAGAGATCGGGCAGATAATATCCGGCTAAAGCCAGGATAAGGGAAAAAATTACAACTTTAAATACCGGCATGGTATGGTCGATAAAAAAATAGGCTATTACAGAAAGGGCAAGTATCGCAACCGGCAGGAAGGCCTTGGCACCGTAAAAGAGGAGCGAGGCCTTGGGGTTGCGATATCCGGCCCGGAGGAATTTTTGTCGCGTTTGTGTGAGTTCCTCCTTTTTTTTGGGCTGGGTCAGGCCACTGAAGGTGCTGACAATACTCAGGACTATTTTTTTAAGCGGGGAATCTCCGCTCTCCGCGTTATTTTCGGACTCTGTCTTTCTTTCCGTCCCTTGGAGACGATTAATGATCTCCTGACGCTCGCTGCGGTATTTAAGATATCCGGCTATACCGGCAACCGATAATAGCGTAGCGAAAAAGACCAGAACCGGAATCAATACCATCATGGGTTCCATGGCTCTATCCTCTCAAACTCGAATGGCAATCATTTTTTTCATCACGATTACGCCCAACGCCATGAACACCATAGACACCGCCGACAGTATTCTGCCGATCGGGTCTGTGGCCAGAAATCCTATATATTCCGGCCGGATGATGATTAAGACAAAAACCACAAAGAAGGGGAGGGCAATCAGTAGTATGGCTGACAGCCTCCCCTCCGCCGACAAAGTGCGAACCTTACCTTGGAATTTAAATCGTTCCCGCATCAGACGGCTGATGTTTCCCAGAATTTCAGCCAAATTACCCCCTGTTTCCCTCTGAAGCAGGATGGACATGACAAAAAATCTCAAGTCCGGACAATCCAGCCGGTTCAGTAAATTTTTTAAGGCCCTGTTGATATTAATCCCGAAATTAACTTCACCCAAAGTCCGATCAAATTCAGGACCCAGGGGATCTTTGAATTCTTCAGCCACCATTTTTAAACCGGTGGTGAAGGCATGGCCGGCCCTCAAGGCCTGGACGATCAGATCCAAGGCATCCGGCAATTGCCTTTCAAACTTTTCCATCCGGCGTTTTCTTTTAATAGTTAAATAAAGGAACGGCAAAGCCCCTAAGAAAGCGGCCCCCGGCAGGCGAAACAGCCAATGGGCGGAAGTCGTTATCGAGCCCAGAAAAAATCCCAGGACGGCCAAAATCATCGCAATTAAAATGAAAAAACCAAGCGGATACTCCGTATGGGCCTGCTCCCGAATCCGTTCCAACCGTCTGATCTTAGGGACACGCCAGAGCATCCTGTCCAACCAGGGGACCTGGCTCAAAATTTTTTTCCGTTCGATGTCTAAGGCCTCTTCCTGGGAAGTTTGGGAGGATAACAGATTTAACTGTGTTTTGACCCGTTTCCATTCCGGATTGCGCATGGCCCTTATAGCCAGATAAACCCCCTCTACCAGCATTACCGTCACCACAAATATCCCCATAGTGATGATTAATTCCATTGCAGTATCCTTCTAAATCTCATAAACCTTTTGAGGATCGAATAGATCCATAGCGACCGGTATATTAAAAGCCTTAAACTTCTCAATAAATCTGGGCCTGATACCGGTCGATCGAAACTTTCCCTGCACCCTTCCGCTGGAATCGATACCGGTCTGTTCAAAGGAAAATATTTCCTGCATGGTGATGATATCCCCTTCCATGCCGGTGATTTCCTGAAAACTGACCGCTTTCCTGCTACCATCGATCAAACGATTGAGATGGATAACCACATTCAGAGCCGAGCTGATATATCTACGAAGGGATTCCACGGAAATCCTGAGTCCGGCCATGGAAACAATAGTCTCCAAACGAATCAAGGCATCCCGGGGCGAATTGGCATGAACGGTAGTCAACGAACCATCATGACCGGTATTCATGGCCTGAAGCATATCCAGGGCCTCCCGCCCTCTTACCTCACCGACGATAATCCGGTCCGGCCGCATGCGCAGACTATTGATCACCAAGTCCCGTTGGGTGATTTCGCCTTTGCCCTCAATATTCGGGGGGCGTGTTTCCAGACGGACCACATGCTCCTGTTTTAACTGAAGCTCCGCAGAATCCTCAATAGTGACGATTCGTTCTTCCGCAGGGATGAATCGGGAAAGCACATTGAGCAATGTGGTTTTTCCCGTCCCGGTGCCGCCGGAGATAAGCACATTCAACCGGGCCCTGACAATTCCTTTAATCAGTTCCCCCAGTTCCGGAATAATTGTTTTTAAGGCAATCAGGTCTTTCATCTCCAGGGGATCAACGGCAAAACGCCGGATGGATAAGATCGGACCGTCGATGGCCAGAGGTGGAACAATGGCGTTGACCCGGGAGCCGTCAAACAACCGGGCATCCACCATCGGTGAGGATTCGTCCACTCTGCGCCCTACAGCGGAAACAATCTTATCGATGATCCTCTTCAGGTGCATATCATCTTTAAATCGGGCCTCGGTCTTCTCCAGTCTCCCGAACCGCTCCAAATAAATATGTCTATAGGTGTTGACCAGGATATCCGATACCGTCGGATCTTGCAGGAAGGGTTCCAGCGGTCCCAAGCCCAACACCTCATCCAGGATCTCCCGGAATAATCTCTCCCGCTCAAAAAAATTCAAGGGTAGACTTTTTTTCTCTTCCGAGAGTATCTTCTCAACCAACTTTTTTATCTCTTGTCTAAGCAGTCCTTTATCCAGGGTGTCGATCAGGGTGAGATCGAGCAAATCCAGCAGGCGGTCGTGGATCCTGGTTTTCAACTCATAATAGTCATTGGTCGACAGGTCTCTTTCGGTCTCCTCAGAAAGGGCCTGTGAAAATCCTTTGGGATGCAACGGAATGGCTCTATTCATTCGATCGGTGATATCCATCTTAAATGCCTCTCACTCCTGTCCATAGAATGTTTTTTTTTAAACGGTCTGACGGGCTGTTTTCATCTTCCGATTGAATAAATTTCCGCCCCAAGTCCAACTTTTCCCGGATTCTTCCTCTTGGGTTTCCATAAAGGTGGATGAAAATTCCCTGAAATTTTTACTGATTTCTGTCTTGGGTTCAATCTCCAGGGGAGTCCGTCCCTGGTTGATGGCGGCTGTCGTGGTGGAGTAATCATTGGGAATAAACCAGGAAATTCTCTTATTAATACTTTTCTCCGCCTCTTCCCGGGAAATGAGCGATCTCCTCTGATAGCGGTTGATGATGATCCGGACCTTTTCTTCTCCGGGAAATCCTAATTCCTTAAAAGCCCAGAGGAGCCTCTTAAGGTTGGTCAAGCAAGAGAGATTCAGTTCGGCAACCAGAAGCACAAAATCGGACAACTCCAACATCTTTAAACCGGCTTTATTCAGAGATTGCCCCCCATCGATAACAATAAAATCAAAGGTGGCTTTCAATAAATTCAAAAGCCGCTCGGACATCTCCGGGGTCGCTGCCAGACCGTTCAAGATAGTCGGAGAGGGCAGGACATGGACCCCCGAACTGTGCCTTGAAAGAATACTCATCAGAAATGTGGCATCCACCCGGTTGATGTTCTTAACGATTTCCCCCCAGTCGAAAGAGGGTCTCATATCCAGAAAGAGGGGAATTTCACCGAAGAACAATTTCATATCTACCAGGGCAACGGATTGAACCTTCTCCAATTGTCTGAGGCTGGTGGCCAGGTTGACCGCCACCGTAGTGGTCCCCACCCCGCCTTTGCTTCCTATAAGGTGGAGGATCTTCCCTTTTCCCCGGATCTGACTCAAATTTAATTTTCGTGCCCTGAAACGAATGAGAGCCTTTCTTATTTCATCCTTATTGACGGGTTGGTGGAAAAATTCCTTGATGCCCATTCTAAGAATCCGGATTAAAATATCCGGGTCCTTTTGCAGGGAAGTTAAAAAAATCTCCCCGATCTCTCCGGACGCCTGAAGGAAATGGATATGCTGAAACGCCTTCATCAAATCTTCTCCTAATTCCATAATAAGAAGATCTGCCGGTTCCGAATCCCCTACTCTCTGAAGGGAAAACCCTTCCATTTGGGGGATGATCTTTTCAAATTCGCTCCTTATTTCCTTCTGATCAATGGCTAATCGAACGGATATTTGATTTGGATCCATGGGATTTCTCTTCTTTCATAAAATATTATTTAACCAACCCCGGAATAGTACCGATATTCCCGCTGTTACCCCCCCCGCCCCTACCGAGATCTATGTAATCACACTTGAATCGGGCCTTGATGCTCTTAGGGTGGCATGTCACCTCATAGATAGTAACCGTAGTAAATCCAACAATTTTAATCGACTGATTCGGGTTGGAACAATCATCCCGGTCATAAACCACCAGGGTGCTCGTCCAGCTATTCGGATCATTATCAGCATCCATTGTGCCGTCATTCTTTATCTTCATGGCATCAAAAAGATTCTGAAAGGCCTCGAAGGTATTGGTACTTAGTTCACCACCGATAAAATTGAAATAGGTACTCCCGGCATAAGTAGCCGGACTTTGATAGGTGCCGTTTGTTAATCCATCCAAAATGGCCCTTAATTTACTGTCGCTGGCCGGCGAAGTATCATAAACCATCCAACCGGCGCATCCCTCCCAGGTTCCGGTGGGGGCAAAT
Proteins encoded in this window:
- a CDS encoding CpaF family protein, encoding MNRAIPLHPKGFSQALSEETERDLSTNDYYELKTRIHDRLLDLLDLTLIDTLDKGLLRQEIKKLVEKILSEEKKSLPLNFFERERLFREILDEVLGLGPLEPFLQDPTVSDILVNTYRHIYLERFGRLEKTEARFKDDMHLKRIIDKIVSAVGRRVDESSPMVDARLFDGSRVNAIVPPLAIDGPILSIRRFAVDPLEMKDLIALKTIIPELGELIKGIVRARLNVLISGGTGTGKTTLLNVLSRFIPAEERIVTIEDSAELQLKQEHVVRLETRPPNIEGKGEITQRDLVINSLRMRPDRIIVGEVRGREALDMLQAMNTGHDGSLTTVHANSPRDALIRLETIVSMAGLRISVESLRRYISSALNVVIHLNRLIDGSRKAVSFQEITGMEGDIITMQEIFSFEQTGIDSSGRVQGKFRSTGIRPRFIEKFKAFNIPVAMDLFDPQKVYEI
- a CDS encoding type II secretion system F family protein — its product is MELIITMGIFVVTVMLVEGVYLAIRAMRNPEWKRVKTQLNLLSSQTSQEEALDIERKKILSQVPWLDRMLWRVPKIRRLERIREQAHTEYPLGFFILIAMILAVLGFFLGSITTSAHWLFRLPGAAFLGALPFLYLTIKRKRRMEKFERQLPDALDLIVQALRAGHAFTTGLKMVAEEFKDPLGPEFDRTLGEVNFGININRALKNLLNRLDCPDLRFFVMSILLQRETGGNLAEILGNISRLMRERFKFQGKVRTLSAEGRLSAILLIALPFFVVFVLIIIRPEYIGFLATDPIGRILSAVSMVFMALGVIVMKKMIAIRV
- a CDS encoding acyl-CoA dehydrogenase C-terminal domain-containing protein, with product MGTNFFRRDDRDPKFVLFETLDLQRLLQYEAFKDFSLEDFKMILDEGLKVAREAIGPTLQDGDQQGLVYDQGRVKVPASFHDCWKVLSENGWHGLAASQEHGGQGLPLAIYGQVAEYFISANTAIKIYSGLAIGAGHLIETFGTGEDKALFCEKMFTGIWGGTMCLTEPEAGSDVGYLRTKAVPDPSAGDPRIYKIEGTKRFISGGEQDLTENIIHLVLARIEGAPSGTKGISLFIVPKIWVHPDGSLGEPNDVFCTNIEHKMGLHGSATCGLSFGENGRCRGFLLGEPHSGIAKMFQMMNEARIGTGLLAQGVAASAYDAARYYARERLQGPPFTARSTPRVRIIEHEDVRRMLMMLKAGTEAMRAFVLKLFYLTDISNHDPDEKVRQETGRTVDLLTPLVKAYCSDFAYLLCREAIQVLGGVGYCREFPVEQYTRDVKSASIYEGTTYIQSLDLIGRKLMMAGGAVFQGWLENLMDFAQTHQEDPDFAQDFDLLNKAGAILRDYAERLMHYFQDGRLKLIPLSATRFQECMSEAVLAQLMLEQGLVARDKLKTVDPASANGIFYRGKMETVRFFCRNILTNVFSRHAALRQEDMSAVDIPEEAF
- a CDS encoding isoprenylcysteine carboxylmethyltransferase family protein yields the protein MFKIDWGKILVIPIFTLLLVINIYGFLEKSKVFFPVASLKVIELIHQSLVIGFYGLLVLLYVFRHRAKSTSTSLAVNTAALSATFLPFLIPLLNQKRLEDPSVLIAGDLIILFGMGLTIYALLTLGRNLSIIPQARNLIQNGPYRLIRHPLYAGELISVLGLILVHHNASQVAAFFLLIGLQTYRAFQEERLLSRMFAEYESYSLKTYRFLPGVF
- a CDS encoding tetratricopeptide repeat protein — encoded protein: MKSQRYPLFIYFSIFLTALALLTGCASPNAQQGLFKDSDYKKIMERQRQKQEAMAKTDEEAARKIPEMSAPGHEELGDHYLRAGNTDLAFLQYDKSLRLEPKRTGVHYKIACLFLKKGLVEEAKTEFRQILKERPDYALAFEGLGRAYFKAHDPKEAEKALSQALRINSELWLAHNLLGVIYDQQGQLDKAITHYQAAIALKPNMGSLFNNLGMCYFLQGEHQKALTSYNEAIKKGYTDSRVHNNLAQVLIGLKKYDEALQAFKESGKPYLAYYNMGTIYLREGKYPEAIQHFEKAMAGNPAYFSPAAEKLKIAQQALFKGAAKAESGNSGE
- a CDS encoding type II secretion system F family protein produces the protein MEPMMVLIPVLVFFATLLSVAGIAGYLKYRSERQEIINRLQGTERKTESENNAESGDSPLKKIVLSIVSTFSGLTQPKKKEELTQTRQKFLRAGYRNPKASLLFYGAKAFLPVAILALSVIAYFFIDHTMPVFKVVIFSLILALAGYYLPDLWLRLRLARRKDAIFKGFPDALDMLVVCVEAGMGMDAAISRIAEEMALSNKILSDELRQVNLEVRAGKSRQEALRNLAFRADLEDVESLVSLLIQTDKFGTNIAQALRVYSDSMRTKRFQKAEEIAGKLTVKLIFPLILFIFPSLFVAIMGPAMIRVYRTFLG
- a CDS encoding AAA family ATPase; translated protein: MDPNQISVRLAIDQKEIRSEFEKIIPQMEGFSLQRVGDSEPADLLIMELGEDLMKAFQHIHFLQASGEIGEIFLTSLQKDPDILIRILRMGIKEFFHQPVNKDEIRKALIRFRARKLNLSQIRGKGKILHLIGSKGGVGTTTVAVNLATSLRQLEKVQSVALVDMKLFFGEIPLFLDMRPSFDWGEIVKNINRVDATFLMSILSRHSSGVHVLPSPTILNGLAATPEMSERLLNLLKATFDFIVIDGGQSLNKAGLKMLELSDFVLLVAELNLSCLTNLKRLLWAFKELGFPGEEKVRIIINRYQRRSLISREEAEKSINKRISWFIPNDYSTTTAAINQGRTPLEIEPKTEISKNFREFSSTFMETQEEESGKSWTWGGNLFNRKMKTARQTV
- a CDS encoding tetratricopeptide repeat protein produces the protein MNIRNRRWMLVGMASLTGSFLLLQWGCSAMNSFFEGTPSGSAVLNSTVAEKDMNQFISQFRPNYGNPDSHYLLGCYYQERGKHPEAITEFKKTLILNPQYVKAYNGIGVSYDLSGDFLKASAFYQEALKLNPNLDYVYNNMGYSFLLQGRPDEAVSAFQKAIALNDRNERYHSNLALAYAEKGDHDLAFAEFAQAGGKAQGHYHLANFLYGKGSFEKAREHYRVAIRLDPSLQDAKIRLEATESLSRITLSVSSPQSAPPPLQLALPGPDAKNDLEIPPGKAVHPLEEKYFNESTNTGQAFRENDWTPAQPVPIEVSNGNGISRMAKAVGAFLKEKNFKIARLTNADTFDHTGSRVYYRQGYLETARKIERKIPIVLKMEEIKKLDRPDLKVKILIGKDMIPHRKIFFKGDRTS